The Coleofasciculus sp. FACHB-1120 DNA segment AGGCTAACTCGTAAGAAAGTTTAGGTTTTGGATCGGCATCTAAGCAATCCAAAATCTAAGCTTTTCAGGAATTTCTCATCTTGCCAGTGAATATCTATTAAAGCCTTTTGTACTTTGTACTCACGCAAAGCTCAAAAGCCTATATCAGCTTTATTGACTTAAAAAGATTGAAGATGAGCATCTACCGCCGAGATAAGTGGCTACAATATTTATTTAATAGAAACAAAAATCAAGGTTTTACCGCCGTTGAGCTTTTGTTTGTTCTTATAATTATTGGTATTTTGGCGTTTATGACTTTGCCTAATTTTTTGGGTTGTGCCAATAAAGCCAAGCAATCAGAGGGAAAAAACTATATCGGCTCAATGAATAGAGGACAGCAAGCTTACTATTTAGAAAATGGTAACTTCGTTGCTTCTATGCCAAAATTGGGTCTAGGTCTTCCAACTAAAACAATCAATTATGAATATTCTGTTCGGG contains these protein-coding regions:
- a CDS encoding type IV pilin-like G/H family protein produces the protein MYFVLTQSSKAYISFIDLKRLKMSIYRRDKWLQYLFNRNKNQGFTAVELLFVLIIIGILAFMTLPNFLGCANKAKQSEGKNYIGSMNRGQQAYYLENGNFVASMPKLGLGLPTKTINYEYSVRATKTAVFNYAIAQKSASKPLKSYVGAVFIVPASDVNEKAAENHEKWSSLSIVCETETLSNKPPADPTYQKGALTCGSNTTEIYRYSP